In Salinibacterium sp. ZJ70, one DNA window encodes the following:
- a CDS encoding stage II sporulation protein M yields the protein MDLDAYSAAHGAEWVRLAQLAKQRHLTGAEADELIDRYQSGASQLSAIRTSIGGTAQGEHLSLALWRARLRFTGARRNPLHGAALFFLIQLPAALYRIRWVTLVVTVVTIVIAAAYFVWLSTDARAFAALGLPDQLQRYAEEDFVGYYSAYSEAGFAAQVWTNNAWIAAQCIMFGILGLWVPYVIFANAQGLGTSAAVMHRHDRLDQFFLYIAPHGQLELYAIFVAAAAGLMIFWAWIAPGARTRAQALAQDGRAFFTVVVGLVIALGVSGLIEGFVTRQDWPWALKIGIGTVALAAFLAYQWVLGRAAARVGETGDLEEFETGARTIVSA from the coding sequence ATGGATCTCGACGCCTACTCTGCCGCCCATGGTGCGGAGTGGGTTCGTCTCGCCCAGCTCGCGAAGCAGCGGCACCTCACCGGGGCCGAGGCGGATGAGCTCATCGATCGCTACCAGTCGGGGGCCTCGCAGCTGTCAGCAATCCGTACCTCGATCGGAGGAACGGCGCAGGGGGAGCACCTCTCGCTCGCGCTGTGGCGCGCACGGCTTCGGTTCACGGGAGCGCGACGCAATCCGCTGCACGGCGCCGCCCTGTTCTTCCTGATCCAGCTCCCCGCCGCGCTCTACCGCATCCGCTGGGTGACGCTCGTGGTGACGGTCGTGACGATCGTGATCGCCGCGGCGTACTTCGTGTGGCTCTCGACGGATGCGCGCGCATTCGCCGCCCTCGGTCTGCCGGATCAGCTGCAGCGCTACGCCGAAGAGGACTTCGTGGGGTACTACTCCGCGTACTCGGAGGCAGGCTTCGCCGCCCAGGTCTGGACGAACAACGCATGGATCGCGGCGCAGTGCATCATGTTCGGCATCCTGGGGCTGTGGGTGCCGTACGTCATCTTCGCGAACGCGCAGGGGCTCGGGACCTCGGCCGCGGTCATGCACCGCCACGACCGTCTCGACCAGTTCTTCCTCTACATCGCGCCGCACGGTCAGCTCGAGCTGTATGCGATCTTCGTCGCGGCGGCGGCGGGCCTCATGATCTTCTGGGCCTGGATCGCGCCCGGTGCGCGCACGCGCGCGCAGGCGCTCGCGCAGGACGGGCGCGCGTTCTTCACGGTCGTCGTGGGGCTCGTGATCGCGCTCGGCGTCTCGGGGCTCATCGAGGGCTTCGTCACGCGACAGGACTGGCCGTGGGCACTGAAGATCGGCATCGGCACGGTCGCGCTCGCCGCATTCCTCGCCTACCAGTGGGTGCTCGGTCGTGCGGCGGCCCGCGTCGGCGAGACGGGCGACCTCGAGGAATTCGAGACCGGCGCCCGCACGATCGTCTCGGCCTGA
- a CDS encoding RDD family protein: MATGFDDDWVDTLGEDDGLLTGEAVALDLRPTGFALRAAGAIIDLIASYILFTAILIAFVSIAASAQLEEAWVAAMMITALVLSFVVAPCLVETFTKGKSLGRLAVGARIVRDDGGAAGFRHAAIRALVGVIEILMTLGGIAALVGLMSPRSKRLGDHIAGTYAQYERAPRVATPVYGMPIELADWASVADVARMPDPLARRIGTFLATARDLDPVRRGYLAQQLAHEASQFVSPLPAVQPELFLAGVTVLRRDREMRALQLEAERLARLEPVLRDDRATAR; the protein is encoded by the coding sequence ATGGCGACCGGATTCGACGACGACTGGGTCGACACCCTCGGCGAGGACGACGGCCTGCTCACGGGCGAGGCTGTCGCACTCGACCTGCGCCCGACCGGATTCGCTCTGCGCGCGGCGGGCGCCATCATCGACCTCATCGCGTCGTACATCCTCTTCACCGCGATCCTGATCGCGTTCGTGTCGATCGCCGCGAGCGCGCAGCTCGAGGAGGCGTGGGTGGCCGCCATGATGATCACGGCGCTCGTGCTCTCGTTCGTCGTCGCACCATGCCTCGTCGAGACGTTCACGAAGGGCAAATCGCTCGGCAGACTCGCTGTGGGTGCCCGGATCGTGCGCGACGACGGCGGTGCGGCCGGCTTCCGGCACGCCGCGATCCGCGCGCTCGTGGGCGTGATCGAGATCCTCATGACGCTCGGCGGTATCGCGGCGCTCGTCGGCCTGATGTCTCCGCGATCGAAGCGGCTGGGCGATCACATCGCGGGCACCTACGCGCAGTACGAGCGGGCACCCCGCGTCGCGACCCCGGTGTACGGCATGCCGATCGAGCTCGCCGACTGGGCGAGCGTCGCCGACGTCGCCCGCATGCCCGATCCGCTCGCCCGGCGCATCGGCACCTTCCTCGCGACAGCGCGCGATCTCGACCCGGTGCGCCGCGGCTACCTCGCGCAGCAGCTCGCGCATGAGGCGTCGCAGTTCGTCTCGCCCCTGCCCGCGGTGCAGCCGGAGCTGTTCCTCGCGGGCGTCACGGTGCTGCGTCGCGATCGCGAGATGCGGGCGCTGCAGCTCGAGGCCGAGCGCCTGGCTCGGCTCGAACCGGTGCTGCGCGACGACCGGGCGACCGCCCGCTGA
- a CDS encoding TrpB-like pyridoxal phosphate-dependent enzyme, with the protein MADDQVTYTLGPDEEVTHWYNIVADLPTPPPPPLHPATHEPVGPEDLAPLFPIELIMQEVTTERYVPIPEPVLEVYRQYRPAPLIRARMWEQKLGTSARIYVKYEGVSPAGSHKVNTAVPQVYYNSLHGIRRLTTETGAGQWGTALSYASSLFGVECEVWQVGASFDSKPQRRTLIEVFGGKVHRSPSRLTESGRAFPEGHPGSLGIAISEAVEVAAQADDTKYALGSVLNHVLLHQTVIGEEALKQLAKAGEGAPDVVIGCAGGGSNFAGLAFPFLRENLVNGAGTRIVAVEPSSCPTITRGEYRYDFGDTAGMTPLMKMYTLGHDFVPSPIHAGGLRYHGMAPLVSHAVHEGLIDAVAIHQSECFEVGVEFARTQGIVPAPESAHALALARREALEAKEAGDERVIVVGLSGHGLLELGAYESYLAGRLSDDPLSEEELTASLAGVPEI; encoded by the coding sequence GTGGCAGACGACCAGGTGACCTACACGCTCGGACCGGACGAGGAGGTGACCCACTGGTACAACATCGTCGCCGACCTGCCGACGCCGCCTCCGCCGCCGCTGCACCCGGCGACGCACGAGCCGGTCGGTCCGGAGGACCTCGCGCCGTTGTTCCCGATCGAGCTCATCATGCAGGAGGTCACCACCGAGCGGTATGTGCCCATCCCGGAGCCCGTGCTCGAGGTGTACCGCCAGTACCGCCCTGCCCCGCTCATCCGCGCCCGCATGTGGGAGCAGAAGCTCGGCACCTCCGCGCGCATCTACGTGAAGTACGAGGGCGTCTCGCCCGCGGGCTCGCACAAGGTGAACACGGCGGTGCCGCAGGTGTACTACAACTCCCTGCACGGCATCCGGCGCCTCACGACCGAGACGGGTGCCGGCCAGTGGGGCACCGCGCTGTCGTACGCGAGCTCGCTCTTCGGGGTGGAGTGCGAGGTGTGGCAGGTGGGCGCCTCGTTCGACTCGAAGCCACAGCGCCGCACGCTCATCGAGGTGTTCGGCGGCAAGGTGCACCGTTCGCCGTCGCGGCTCACCGAGTCGGGCAGGGCGTTCCCAGAGGGGCACCCGGGCTCGCTCGGCATCGCCATCTCGGAGGCGGTGGAGGTCGCAGCCCAGGCGGACGACACCAAGTACGCGCTCGGGTCGGTGCTCAACCACGTGCTGCTGCACCAGACGGTCATCGGCGAGGAGGCCCTCAAGCAGCTTGCGAAGGCAGGCGAAGGCGCCCCGGATGTCGTCATCGGATGTGCGGGAGGCGGCTCGAACTTCGCGGGGCTCGCGTTCCCGTTCCTGCGCGAGAATCTTGTGAACGGCGCGGGCACCCGCATCGTCGCGGTCGAGCCGAGCTCGTGCCCCACGATCACGCGCGGCGAGTACCGCTACGACTTCGGCGACACGGCGGGGATGACGCCGCTCATGAAGATGTACACGCTCGGCCACGACTTCGTGCCGAGCCCCATCCACGCGGGCGGCCTCCGCTACCACGGCATGGCGCCGCTCGTCTCGCACGCCGTGCACGAGGGGCTCATCGACGCCGTCGCCATCCACCAGAGCGAGTGCTTCGAGGTGGGCGTCGAGTTCGCGCGCACGCAGGGTATCGTGCCGGCACCCGAATCGGCGCACGCGCTCGCGCTTGCCCGGCGCGAGGCGCTCGAGGCGAAGGAGGCGGGCGACGAGCGCGTCATCGTCGTGGGGCTCTCGGGCCACGGGCTGCTCGAGCTCGGCGCCTACGAGTCCTACCTCGCCGGTCGCCTCTCGGACGACCCTCTCTCGGAGGAGGAGCTCACCGCATCGCTCGCGGGAGTGCCCGAGATCTGA
- a CDS encoding glycerate kinase encodes MSTRTPVVVAAPDSFKGSATASDAADAIARGVLAALPGAEVVRMPMADGGEGTLDAVLASWGVQATAVDTVDALDRPRRGRIGFSSDGEQCIIEAAEANGLPHVRDVALQPLRADSFGVGMLARAALDAGVREVLLCVGGSASSDGGSGVLRALGARLLDSDGRDVARGAHGLAQVHSIDTTQLHRAASAVRWRVAVDVDNPLVGPRGAAAVFGPQKGAAPEHIAMIDEGLAHFARVVADARGTDADELLAAPGFGAAGGLALALTAIAEVELVAGSQLVADAVGLADALDRADLVITGEGRLDEQSLGGKVVDAVRRMTPRRVPVVVIAGGVELDAERCRREGITAAFSLSRGASSLEELIPETLARLSDTAAQVCGLLGSAGASRHVGR; translated from the coding sequence ATGAGCACGCGCACCCCGGTCGTCGTGGCCGCCCCGGATTCATTCAAGGGCAGCGCCACCGCCTCGGACGCCGCCGACGCGATCGCACGAGGCGTCCTCGCTGCGCTCCCGGGTGCGGAGGTCGTGCGCATGCCGATGGCCGACGGCGGAGAGGGCACGCTCGACGCGGTGCTCGCCTCCTGGGGTGTGCAGGCGACCGCGGTCGACACGGTCGACGCCCTCGACCGGCCTCGCCGCGGTCGCATCGGATTCTCCTCAGACGGCGAGCAGTGCATCATCGAGGCGGCTGAGGCGAACGGTCTGCCCCACGTGCGCGACGTTGCGCTGCAGCCGCTGCGAGCGGACAGCTTCGGGGTCGGGATGCTGGCGCGCGCCGCGCTCGACGCGGGGGTGCGCGAGGTGCTTCTCTGCGTCGGAGGTTCGGCGAGCAGCGACGGAGGCTCGGGAGTCCTCCGGGCGCTCGGGGCTCGCCTCCTCGATTCCGACGGTCGGGACGTCGCACGGGGAGCGCACGGCCTCGCTCAGGTGCACTCCATCGACACCACCCAGCTGCATCGCGCGGCATCCGCGGTGCGCTGGCGCGTGGCGGTCGACGTCGACAACCCGCTCGTCGGCCCTCGCGGCGCGGCGGCCGTCTTCGGTCCGCAGAAGGGCGCGGCCCCCGAGCACATCGCGATGATCGATGAGGGTCTCGCCCACTTCGCTCGCGTGGTCGCCGACGCGCGCGGCACCGACGCCGACGAGCTTCTCGCCGCGCCCGGCTTCGGGGCCGCCGGCGGGCTTGCCCTCGCGCTCACCGCGATCGCCGAGGTGGAGCTCGTCGCCGGCTCACAGCTCGTGGCCGACGCCGTCGGGCTCGCCGACGCACTCGACCGCGCGGACCTCGTGATCACCGGGGAAGGGCGGCTGGACGAGCAGTCGCTCGGAGGGAAGGTCGTGGATGCCGTGCGCCGGATGACACCCCGGCGCGTACCCGTGGTGGTGATCGCCGGCGGTGTCGAGCTGGATGCCGAACGCTGCCGCCGCGAAGGCATCACCGCCGCCTTCTCGCTCTCCCGCGGAGCGTCGTCACTCGAGGAGCTGATCCCGGAGACGCTCGCACGGCTCAGCGACACGGCCGCGCAGGTGTGCGGACTCCTCGGCTCCGCGGGAGCCTCGCGACACGTCGGTCGCTGA
- the ahcY gene encoding adenosylhomocysteinase: MSVSTSTALPFKVADLGLAEAGRHQIRLAENEMPGLMSLREEFGASQPLKGARIAGSLHMTVQTAVLIETLTALGAQVRWASCNIFSTQDEAAAAVAVGPTGTVDAPAGVPVFAWKGETLEEYWWATTQIFDWSAEAAAEGADWTGPNLILDDGGDATLLVHKGREFELAGAVPEAQAGDSHEWTIILDTLRRSLAEDPQRWTRIAEGIQGVTEETTTGVHRLYELHRDGELLFPGINVNDSVTKSKFDNKYGIRHSLPDGLNRATDMLMGGKVAFVCGYGDVGKGAAEALRGQGARVIVSEIDPINALQAAMDGFQVTRLENVIGEVDFVITTTGNKDVVRLEHILEMKHLAVIANVGHFDNEIDMAGLESLEGAEKIEIKPQVHEWRLPSGRSVLVLSEGRLMNLGNATGHPSFVMSNSFANQVLAQLELWTNLEAYPVGVYTLPKILDEKVARLHLGSLGVELTTLSPEQAAYIGVPVEGPYKVDHYRY; encoded by the coding sequence ATGAGTGTCTCCACCTCCACCGCCCTGCCCTTCAAGGTCGCCGACCTCGGCCTTGCCGAGGCGGGTCGCCACCAGATCCGTCTCGCCGAGAACGAGATGCCCGGTCTCATGTCGCTGCGCGAGGAGTTCGGCGCGAGCCAGCCTCTCAAGGGCGCGCGCATCGCCGGTTCGCTGCACATGACGGTGCAGACCGCTGTGCTGATCGAGACGCTGACGGCGCTCGGCGCGCAGGTGCGCTGGGCCAGCTGCAACATCTTCTCCACCCAGGATGAGGCCGCCGCGGCGGTCGCCGTCGGCCCGACCGGCACGGTCGACGCACCCGCGGGTGTTCCCGTGTTCGCGTGGAAGGGCGAGACGCTCGAGGAGTACTGGTGGGCCACCACGCAGATCTTCGACTGGAGCGCGGAGGCGGCCGCTGAGGGCGCTGACTGGACGGGCCCGAACCTGATCCTCGATGACGGCGGCGACGCCACCCTCCTCGTGCACAAGGGCCGCGAGTTCGAGCTCGCGGGCGCCGTGCCCGAGGCGCAGGCGGGCGACAGCCACGAGTGGACGATCATCCTCGACACGCTGCGTCGATCGCTCGCGGAGGACCCGCAGCGCTGGACGCGGATCGCCGAGGGCATCCAGGGTGTCACCGAGGAGACCACGACGGGCGTGCACCGCCTGTACGAGCTGCACCGCGATGGCGAGCTGCTGTTCCCCGGCATCAACGTCAACGACTCGGTCACGAAGTCGAAGTTCGACAACAAGTACGGCATCCGCCACTCCCTGCCCGACGGCCTGAACCGTGCGACCGACATGCTCATGGGCGGCAAGGTCGCGTTCGTGTGCGGCTACGGCGACGTCGGCAAGGGCGCCGCTGAGGCGCTGCGGGGCCAGGGTGCCCGCGTCATCGTCTCGGAGATCGACCCGATCAACGCCCTGCAGGCGGCGATGGACGGATTCCAGGTCACGCGCCTCGAGAACGTCATCGGCGAGGTCGACTTCGTGATCACGACGACCGGCAACAAGGACGTCGTGCGTCTCGAGCACATCCTGGAGATGAAGCACCTCGCGGTCATCGCGAACGTGGGCCACTTCGACAACGAGATCGACATGGCAGGGCTCGAGTCGCTCGAGGGTGCCGAGAAGATCGAGATCAAGCCGCAGGTGCACGAGTGGCGCCTGCCGAGCGGCCGCAGCGTGCTCGTCCTGTCGGAGGGTCGCCTCATGAACCTCGGCAACGCCACCGGTCACCCGAGCTTCGTGATGAGCAACTCGTTCGCCAACCAGGTGCTCGCGCAGCTCGAGCTGTGGACCAACCTCGAGGCCTACCCGGTGGGCGTCTACACGCTCCCGAAGATCCTCGACGAGAAGGTCGCGCGTCTGCACCTCGGCTCGCTCGGCGTCGAGCTCACGACGCTCAGCCCCGAGCAGGCCGCCTACATCGGCGTGCCGGTGGAGGGTCCCTACAAGGTGGACCACTACCGCTACTGA
- a CDS encoding phosphomannomutase/phosphoglucomutase encodes MSTTDLSAFVKAYDVRGLVGTQLTSDVVEALAAGFVDELGAAGSAVIVGHDMRDSSPEFAAAFGRGATSRGADVINIGLCSTDETYFASGSLDAPAAMFTASHNPATYNGIKFSRAGAQGISLDTGLAAIRDRAQAYLDAGSVPAVAAPGAITTRDVLGDYAAHLRGLVDLSGIRPLRVVVDAGNGMGGMTVPAVLGTAAGLPELPLEIIPLYFELDGTFPNHEANPLEPANLVDLQKAVVEHGADLGLAFDGDADRCFVVDETGAPVTPSAVAAIVARREVARVRAAGETGDIYVIHNLITSSFVPEAILDAGAIPVRTNVGHSLIKDRMHETGAVFGGEHSAHYYFRDFWGADNGMLAAMHLLAEFGAQPLPLSQFAAEYDPYALSGEINSTVADIPSAYTRIVDAFASRGEFDELDGLTVTGAPDEGFWWFNVRPSNTEPLLRLNVEAATESQMAAIRDEVLALIRA; translated from the coding sequence GTGAGCACCACTGATCTCTCCGCTTTCGTCAAAGCCTACGACGTCCGGGGGCTCGTCGGCACTCAGCTGACCTCCGACGTCGTCGAGGCGCTCGCAGCGGGCTTCGTGGATGAGCTGGGGGCGGCAGGCAGCGCCGTCATCGTCGGCCACGACATGCGCGACTCGAGCCCGGAGTTCGCCGCAGCGTTCGGCCGCGGCGCGACATCCCGCGGTGCCGACGTCATCAACATCGGACTGTGCTCCACCGACGAGACCTACTTCGCCTCCGGGAGCCTCGACGCCCCCGCCGCGATGTTCACCGCGAGCCACAACCCCGCCACCTACAACGGCATCAAGTTCTCCCGCGCGGGTGCGCAGGGCATCTCGCTCGATACCGGGCTCGCCGCCATCCGCGACCGCGCCCAGGCCTACCTCGACGCCGGGTCGGTCCCTGCTGTCGCCGCGCCCGGGGCGATCACGACCCGCGACGTGCTCGGCGACTACGCCGCCCACCTGCGCGGACTCGTCGACCTCAGCGGCATCCGCCCGCTGCGCGTCGTCGTTGACGCGGGCAACGGCATGGGAGGCATGACCGTGCCCGCCGTGCTCGGCACCGCCGCCGGCCTCCCCGAGCTCCCGCTCGAGATCATCCCGCTCTACTTCGAACTCGACGGCACGTTCCCCAACCACGAGGCCAACCCGCTCGAGCCCGCCAACCTCGTCGACCTGCAGAAGGCCGTCGTCGAGCACGGTGCCGACCTCGGTCTCGCCTTCGACGGCGACGCCGACCGCTGCTTCGTCGTCGACGAGACCGGTGCCCCTGTGACACCAAGCGCCGTCGCCGCGATCGTGGCCCGGCGCGAAGTCGCGCGCGTGCGCGCTGCGGGGGAGACGGGCGACATCTACGTCATCCACAACCTCATCACCTCGTCGTTCGTTCCGGAGGCGATCCTCGACGCGGGCGCCATCCCGGTGCGCACCAATGTGGGCCACTCGCTCATCAAGGACCGCATGCACGAGACGGGCGCCGTGTTCGGCGGCGAGCACTCGGCGCACTACTACTTCCGCGACTTCTGGGGAGCCGACAACGGCATGCTCGCGGCCATGCATCTGCTCGCCGAGTTCGGCGCCCAGCCGCTGCCGCTCTCGCAGTTCGCCGCCGAGTACGATCCCTACGCGCTCTCGGGTGAGATCAACTCGACCGTCGCCGACATCCCCTCCGCCTACACGCGCATCGTCGATGCCTTCGCGAGCCGTGGCGAATTCGACGAACTCGACGGCCTCACCGTCACCGGTGCGCCTGACGAGGGCTTCTGGTGGTTCAACGTGCGCCCCTCGAACACCGAGCCGCTCCTGCGCCTCAACGTCGAGGCAGCTACCGAGAGCCAGATGGCGGCGATCCGCGACGAGGTGCTCGCGCTCATTCGCGCCTGA
- a CDS encoding DUF3499 family protein, protein MSARPCSKVACGRDAVATLTYDYADAMAVLGPLAIRREPHCYDLCVVHAERMSVPQGWQVVRHVEVSGLQS, encoded by the coding sequence ATGAGTGCTCGACCGTGCAGCAAGGTGGCATGCGGCCGCGATGCGGTCGCGACCCTCACCTACGACTACGCGGATGCGATGGCCGTCCTCGGCCCGCTCGCCATCCGCCGGGAGCCTCACTGCTACGACCTGTGCGTCGTGCACGCCGAGCGGATGTCCGTTCCGCAGGGCTGGCAGGTCGTGCGGCACGTCGAGGTGAGTGGACTACAGTCGTGA
- a CDS encoding metallopeptidase family protein, whose amino-acid sequence MPRSTRRVSSRTGYRDRHGRGIRSAVTGPHLPMLHTRLDFFDSSVASAVEYLRTVWPDELASVRFDVMALPPAPAHPDGVERWRIDRAGSRVVLFRVPIQRLAHLHRNDDWHRRSYIESCVFRAVAELLGKDPWDLAPERFRHF is encoded by the coding sequence ATGCCCCGCTCCACGCGTCGTGTCTCGTCTCGGACGGGCTACCGTGACCGTCATGGTCGCGGCATCCGCTCTGCGGTGACGGGCCCGCACCTGCCGATGCTGCACACGCGCCTCGACTTCTTCGACTCGTCTGTCGCCTCAGCTGTGGAGTATCTGCGCACGGTGTGGCCGGATGAACTCGCGAGCGTTCGGTTCGATGTCATGGCTCTCCCGCCCGCGCCCGCGCATCCGGACGGGGTGGAGCGCTGGCGCATCGACCGTGCGGGCTCGCGGGTGGTGCTGTTCCGGGTGCCGATCCAGCGGCTCGCGCACCTGCACCGCAACGATGACTGGCACCGCCGCTCCTACATCGAGAGCTGCGTGTTCCGGGCTGTCGCGGAGCTGCTGGGCAAGGATCCGTGGGATCTCGCGCCGGAGCGCTTCCGCCACTTCTGA
- a CDS encoding DUF5719 family protein, whose translation MADHDQTPQGDQTPLDQEHAVEVPADASHEDAELEPQAAADTEPESAAGSADPTPSRTVSDPRGRDAAMVSLRVARGLVGLGLAAALVAGVGLATAPAVSIAPLATTVDPEPADLLRACAGPLLRLGDASGANAGQSYAVGAPDVIASAIGGDVVRASAGEAAVLNLPAADGAALAGTQSQLAAGGDGLEGLAVASCVEPASSAWLVGGANATGRTTLLVLTNPTEVPADVTVQLWGESGSVSAPGMSGLRVAPGSQRVIPLAGYAPELISPVVRVTARGGQVAATLQTSVIRVLDPGGADIVAPSAAPATRVVVPGVRIFDTAGVSGALGRLDHEDLDAIARVGNPGTADAEVEISVRPAGSDGFGTSFQIEVPAGRVVDVALTAGLALGEGPLADGTYTVSFASEVPVVAGVRASTTPAVPEGSTRPGPIDLAWFPSATALRGDTLIATAAASSPVLTLENPDDADRTVTIESQAGAAPLEVVVPAAGSAAVALAPGTGYLLREVSGMRVGVSYARTGELAAQSVRSPRQAESSIVVRP comes from the coding sequence ATGGCTGACCACGACCAGACGCCGCAGGGCGACCAGACGCCGCTCGATCAGGAGCACGCCGTCGAGGTGCCCGCCGATGCGTCGCACGAGGACGCGGAGCTCGAACCTCAGGCCGCAGCCGACACGGAGCCCGAGTCCGCGGCGGGTTCCGCTGACCCGACGCCGTCACGCACAGTGAGCGACCCGCGTGGCCGAGACGCGGCGATGGTCTCGCTTCGCGTCGCGCGCGGACTCGTGGGCCTCGGTCTCGCCGCCGCTCTCGTGGCCGGCGTCGGTCTCGCGACCGCACCCGCCGTGAGCATCGCTCCGCTCGCGACGACCGTCGATCCTGAACCCGCAGACCTCCTGCGCGCGTGCGCGGGGCCGCTCCTGCGACTCGGCGACGCAAGCGGGGCCAACGCCGGGCAGAGCTATGCCGTGGGAGCCCCGGACGTCATCGCATCGGCGATCGGCGGCGACGTCGTGCGGGCATCCGCGGGAGAAGCCGCCGTACTGAACCTCCCCGCAGCGGACGGGGCCGCCCTCGCTGGCACCCAGTCGCAGCTCGCGGCCGGTGGTGACGGACTCGAAGGTCTCGCCGTCGCATCCTGCGTCGAACCCGCGAGCAGCGCCTGGCTCGTCGGGGGTGCGAACGCCACGGGCCGCACGACCCTCCTCGTGCTCACCAATCCGACGGAGGTCCCGGCGGATGTCACCGTGCAGCTGTGGGGCGAGAGCGGATCCGTCAGTGCGCCCGGCATGTCCGGACTCCGCGTCGCTCCCGGCAGCCAGCGCGTCATCCCTCTCGCCGGGTACGCACCCGAGCTGATCTCGCCGGTCGTGCGCGTCACGGCCCGGGGCGGACAGGTCGCGGCAACGCTGCAGACCTCCGTCATCCGCGTGCTCGACCCGGGCGGAGCCGACATCGTCGCTCCCAGCGCGGCACCGGCAACCCGCGTCGTCGTGCCGGGAGTGCGCATCTTCGACACGGCAGGCGTCAGCGGGGCCCTCGGTCGCCTCGACCACGAGGACCTCGATGCGATCGCACGCGTCGGCAACCCCGGAACCGCCGACGCCGAGGTGGAGATCAGCGTGCGCCCCGCAGGATCCGACGGGTTCGGCACCTCCTTCCAGATCGAGGTGCCAGCGGGACGCGTCGTCGACGTCGCGCTCACCGCAGGTCTCGCCCTCGGAGAGGGGCCGCTGGCCGACGGCACCTACACCGTGAGCTTCGCCTCCGAGGTGCCGGTCGTCGCGGGCGTGCGCGCCTCGACGACACCCGCAGTGCCCGAAGGATCCACCCGCCCCGGCCCGATCGATCTCGCCTGGTTCCCGTCGGCGACCGCACTGCGCGGCGACACCCTCATCGCAACCGCCGCGGCATCGTCTCCCGTCCTCACCCTCGAGAACCCCGATGATGCGGATCGCACCGTCACGATCGAGTCGCAGGCCGGCGCCGCACCCCTCGAGGTCGTCGTGCCCGCCGCGGGTTCGGCGGCGGTCGCCCTCGCCCCGGGGACGGGCTACCTGCTGCGCGAGGTATCCGGGATGCGTGTCGGCGTCTCCTACGCGCGCACAGGCGAGCTCGCCGCTCAGAGCGTGCGATCGCCTCGACAGGCCGAGAGCTCCATCGTCGTCCGACCCTGA